From Loxodonta africana isolate mLoxAfr1 chromosome 2, mLoxAfr1.hap2, whole genome shotgun sequence, the proteins below share one genomic window:
- the ZNF475 gene encoding zinc finger protein 475, whose product MVRRPPTIICYICGREYGTKSISIHEPQCLKKWHNENNMLPKELRRPEPKKPEVRAITAKGFYDLDALNEAAWTSAQSQLVPCNICGRTFLPDRLIVHQRSCKPKAAK is encoded by the exons ATGGTAAGACGTCCACCAACAATTATTTGCTACATTTGTGGTCGTGAATATGGAACAAAATCTATAAGCATCCATGAACCACAATGTCTGAAAAAATGGCATAATGAAAACAACATGTTGCCTAAGGAGCTAAGGAGACCAGAACCTAAGAAACCAGAAGTCAGGGCCATTACAG cCAAAGGTTTCTATGATCTCGATGCTTTAAATGAAGCTGCTTGGACAAGTGCCCAGAGCCAGTTGGTTCCTTGTAATATTTGCGGGCGTACCTTCCTGCCAGACAGACTGATTGTTCACCAACGATCTTGTAAACCCAAAGCCGCCAAGTAA